From one Rattus norvegicus strain BN/NHsdMcwi chromosome 7, GRCr8, whole genome shotgun sequence genomic stretch:
- the Olr908 gene encoding olfactory receptor 908 has product MKNNTITTFILLGLTDDPQLQIPIFIFLFFAYTLSIAGNLTIIALTILDSHLKTPMYFFLQNFSILEISFTSACIPRYLYNIATGDRSITYDICVIQVFFTDVFGVTEFFLLAIMSYDRYVAICKPLHYVTIMNSKVCQTLVLCCWMAGLLIILPPLTLFLNLRFCDSNVIDYFFCDASPILKISCSDTWLIEQLVIVCAVLTFILTLVCVTLSYVHIVKTILRFPSAEQRKKAFSTCSSHMIVVSITYGSCIFIYINPSAKDSVTINKGVTVLMTSIAPMLNPFIYTLRNKQVRQAFSDSFKKIVMISMKKKTDQI; this is encoded by the coding sequence ATGAAGAACAACACAATAACCACCTTCATTCTGTTGGGACTAACAGATGATCCTCAACTTCAGATtccaatatttatatttctattttttgccTACACACTCAGCATAGCTGGGAATCTGACAATCATAGCCCTCACTATATTGGACTCCCACCTTAAAACGCCCATGTACTTTTTTCTACAAAATTTCTCCATATTAGAAATTTCTTTTACATCTGCTTGTATCCCTcgatatttatataatatagcaACAGGAGACAGGTCAATCACTTATGATATTTGTGTCATTCAAGTGTTCTTTACTGATGTTTTTGGAGTAACTGAATTTTTTCTTCTGGCCATAATGTCCTATGATCgttatgtggccatctgcaaacCCCTGCATTATGTAACCATCATGAACAGTAAGGTGTGTCAGACACTCGTTCTCTGCTGCTGGATGGCTGGCTTGCTCATTATACTCCCACCACTTACTCTGTTCCTAAACTTGAGATTCTGTGACTCAAATGTTATTGATTATTTCTTCTGCGATGCATCTCCTATCTTGAAGATTTCATGCTCAGACACTTGGCTCATAGAGCAGCTGGTGATTGTTTGTGCAGTGCTGACCTTCATTCTGACCCTTGTGTGTGTTACTCTGTCCTATGTACATATTGTCAAGACCATTCTAAGATTCCCCTCTGCTGAGCAAAGGAAAAAGGCCTTTTCCACCTGTTCTTCTCACATGATTGTAGTTTCCATCACCTATGGAAgttgtattttcatttacatCAACCCTTCGGCAAAGGATTCGGTGACTATCAATAAAGGAGTAACAGTTCTGATGACATCAATTGCTCCCATGCTGAATCCATTCATTTATACTCTAAGAAATAAGCAAGTTAGACAAGCCTTCAGTGATTCCTTCAAAAAGATTGTCATGATCTCAATGAAGAAAAAGACTGatcaaatatag